The following proteins come from a genomic window of Paenibacillus sp. CAA11:
- a CDS encoding multidrug effflux MFS transporter, with protein sequence MRENHKRNVVGLALLLGLFSTLGPFTIDMYLPAFPEIAQHFNTNASLVQFSLTACLLGLGIGQLVMGSLSDVYGRRNPLLISMAIYIVSSLACSFAPNIGLLILFRFAQGFAASAGIVISRAIARDLYSGHELTKFFSLLLLVGNLGPLAAPIAGSGVLSFTTWVGVFIVLAVLGTYLLAMTKWRLQETLPVERREPANFGHQLRSYGFLLRDRKFVGYMLAQGIMIAGVFAYVSGTPFIYQDIYGVTPAVFALLFGSNGVSLIIGSQLVGRMANRISEQTFLLFGLWVALIASVAVLVVALVHGPLFALVIPLFFFVCSIGITSTAAFPLAMESQANMAGSAAALLGVIPFLLGAVVAPLVGIAGEDTAVPLGLIILATSTAAMLAYFGLVRKAPSGVSAPSLD encoded by the coding sequence ATGAGAGAAAACCATAAAAGGAATGTTGTTGGCTTGGCTTTGCTGCTGGGTTTATTTTCAACGTTAGGCCCGTTCACCATTGATATGTATTTGCCGGCATTTCCTGAAATTGCGCAGCATTTCAATACGAACGCCTCACTGGTGCAGTTTAGCTTGACTGCTTGCCTGCTTGGATTAGGCATAGGTCAGCTTGTCATGGGCTCCCTGAGTGATGTTTACGGCCGAAGAAATCCATTGCTTATTTCGATGGCGATTTATATTGTATCCTCGTTAGCGTGCTCGTTTGCACCTAATATTGGCTTGTTGATCCTGTTCCGGTTCGCGCAGGGCTTTGCTGCTTCTGCCGGGATCGTCATCTCGCGCGCGATAGCCCGCGACCTTTACAGCGGTCATGAGCTGACTAAATTTTTCTCTTTGCTGCTGCTTGTAGGGAACCTGGGTCCGCTTGCTGCGCCGATTGCCGGCAGCGGTGTTCTTTCCTTCACGACATGGGTTGGCGTATTTATCGTACTTGCCGTGCTGGGAACTTATTTATTAGCGATGACCAAATGGCGTTTGCAGGAGACGCTCCCGGTTGAACGGCGGGAGCCGGCCAACTTCGGGCATCAGTTACGCAGCTATGGCTTTCTACTGCGTGACCGCAAGTTTGTCGGCTATATGCTGGCGCAGGGAATAATGATCGCCGGGGTTTTTGCTTATGTTTCGGGCACGCCTTTTATCTATCAGGATATTTACGGCGTCACGCCAGCCGTTTTTGCCTTGCTGTTTGGATCGAACGGCGTGAGTTTGATTATAGGCTCGCAGCTGGTGGGACGAATGGCGAATCGCATATCGGAACAGACTTTCCTATTGTTTGGCTTATGGGTTGCTTTAATTGCAAGTGTGGCCGTTTTAGTGGTAGCTTTAGTCCATGGGCCGCTGTTTGCTTTGGTTATCCCGCTCTTTTTCTTTGTGTGTTCGATTGGCATTACCTCTACTGCCGCATTTCCGCTTGCGATGGAGAGCCAGGCCAATATGGCGGGAAGCGCAGCTGCGCTGCTCGGCGTTATTCCATTCCTGCTGGGTGCGGTGGTCGCTCCTTTGGTGGGGATTGCGGGTGAAGACACCGCCGTTCCGCTGGGCCTGATTATTTTGGCAACGAGCACGGCTGCGATGCTCGCTTATTTCGGACTGGTTAGAAAAGCTCCAAGTGGAGTATCGGCACCAAGCCTGGACTGA
- a CDS encoding DODA-type extradiol aromatic ring-opening family dioxygenase — protein sequence MISPLFLAHGSPMLAIENTMYTRFLRSTGARMAPQAIVIFTAHWEAETLTVSSHDHVYETIYDFYGFPDELYEVKYPAKGSSKLAEEIREMFHKADIPTIADSERGLDHGSWTLLHHMFPEANVPVVQISVHPYLAPEQQFQIGRAVQELAERDILVIGSGVTVHNLRAVKWDETKRDAWAVEFDDWLLDQLNRQDLNALLNYRTEAPHAELAVPRPEHFVPFYIALGSGSLEGAKPIYRSYELGNLSYLCLEF from the coding sequence ATGATCTCACCTTTATTTCTTGCTCATGGTTCACCCATGCTGGCTATTGAAAATACAATGTATACCCGCTTCCTTAGAAGCACTGGGGCCAGAATGGCTCCCCAAGCTATCGTCATTTTCACGGCTCACTGGGAAGCGGAGACGCTTACGGTCTCTTCCCATGACCATGTCTATGAGACAATCTATGATTTCTATGGCTTTCCGGACGAATTGTATGAGGTAAAATACCCTGCAAAGGGCAGTTCGAAGCTGGCTGAGGAAATTCGGGAAATGTTCCATAAAGCCGACATTCCAACTATAGCAGATTCCGAACGGGGGCTGGATCACGGTTCATGGACATTGCTGCATCATATGTTTCCTGAAGCCAATGTCCCCGTCGTTCAAATCTCGGTTCATCCCTACCTGGCTCCTGAACAGCAGTTCCAGATCGGACGTGCAGTACAAGAGCTTGCAGAGCGGGACATTCTGGTGATCGGCAGCGGTGTGACTGTACACAATCTGCGCGCCGTGAAGTGGGATGAGACGAAGCGGGATGCTTGGGCCGTAGAGTTTGATGATTGGTTGTTGGATCAGCTTAATAGACAAGATTTGAATGCGCTCTTGAACTATCGAACAGAAGCTCCTCATGCTGAACTCGCGGTACCGCGTCCGGAGCATTTCGTGCCCTTCTATATTGCACTTGGCAGCGGAAGCCTTGAGGGTGCGAAGCCGATCTATCGCAGCTATGAGCTGGGCAATTTGAGCTATTTATGCTTGGAATTTTAA
- a CDS encoding glycoside hydrolase family 26 protein gives MESINQPIKLRKPKKPLWFRLLRIFIIVVVAILLLGFIAYMTYDKYNVASKSDYTLITTRSDYKLAKNEPEQGAYLGGYVLQNSSINFSMKKFNELAGRDHVTFFKYVGYGKPFPTQWVKDVASIGGFPHIAFEPNGGLDEVKDDEYLRSFAKAAKESGVPVFLRFASEMNGTWTNYSQDPVKYKEKWKLVDKIMKEEAPNVAMVWTVLAMPEEHIDNFYPGDEYVDWVGVNIYSVKYHNNHKYEKADFEDPLDLLNYVYSRYSATKPIQISEFGATHFTTTDNKQDNAFAIKNINRFYAELPTKYPRVKAVYYFDVNNIAEYNEARRINDYSVTTEPEIVKAYGEAISNPFFLSKREADTPGKTVSQTFTYRGELFEKGSEVYADKSFFTDYLHAEVTGSGSNTEIKLDGKSVKVKAVSKRVSAGFKTKIFLNRYRSIDGIPVQEALKALGKKVTVDTANKTITIE, from the coding sequence ATGGAATCTATTAATCAGCCTATTAAGCTCCGTAAGCCTAAGAAGCCATTATGGTTCAGGTTGCTTCGAATCTTTATTATTGTTGTAGTTGCGATCCTATTGCTAGGTTTCATTGCCTATATGACCTACGACAAGTACAATGTGGCATCCAAATCTGATTACACTCTCATTACTACACGTTCCGATTACAAGCTGGCTAAGAATGAGCCGGAACAAGGTGCTTACCTGGGCGGATATGTGCTTCAGAACAGCTCCATCAATTTCAGCATGAAGAAGTTCAACGAACTGGCTGGAAGAGATCATGTCACCTTTTTCAAATATGTAGGCTATGGCAAGCCCTTCCCTACACAATGGGTGAAGGATGTTGCCTCCATCGGCGGCTTCCCTCATATCGCTTTCGAGCCGAACGGCGGTCTGGATGAAGTGAAGGACGACGAGTATCTTCGTTCCTTCGCCAAAGCAGCTAAGGAGAGCGGCGTACCGGTCTTCCTCCGTTTTGCATCGGAGATGAATGGCACCTGGACGAACTACTCTCAGGACCCTGTGAAATACAAAGAAAAATGGAAGCTCGTTGACAAAATCATGAAGGAAGAGGCCCCGAATGTGGCTATGGTCTGGACCGTACTTGCAATGCCTGAAGAGCATATCGACAATTTCTATCCAGGAGACGAATATGTAGACTGGGTGGGCGTGAACATTTACAGTGTCAAATATCATAACAACCATAAGTATGAAAAAGCCGATTTCGAAGATCCGCTGGATCTGCTGAACTATGTATATTCCCGCTACAGTGCAACGAAGCCGATCCAAATCTCGGAGTTCGGAGCCACTCACTTTACGACGACAGACAACAAGCAGGATAATGCCTTTGCCATCAAGAACATTAACCGCTTCTACGCGGAGCTGCCAACGAAATATCCTCGCGTGAAGGCTGTTTACTACTTCGATGTGAACAATATCGCAGAATACAACGAAGCTAGACGTATTAATGATTATTCTGTAACAACAGAGCCAGAGATCGTGAAAGCTTATGGAGAAGCTATTTCAAATCCCTTCTTCCTCAGCAAGCGTGAAGCCGATACTCCTGGTAAGACTGTAAGTCAAACCTTCACTTACCGTGGGGAACTGTTCGAAAAAGGCAGCGAGGTATATGCGGATAAATCCTTCTTCACAGATTATCTGCATGCAGAAGTGACTGGAAGCGGCAGCAACACCGAAATTAAGCTGGACGGTAAGTCGGTCAAAGTCAAAGCTGTGAGTAAGAGAGTATCTGCCGGCTTTAAGACGAAGATCTTCCTGAATAGATACCGCAGCATCGATGGTATACCTGTCCAAGAAGCGCTGAAGGCACTGGGTAAAAAAGTAACCGTCGATACAGCCAACAAAACAATAACGATTGAATAA
- a CDS encoding DUF5693 family protein — translation MKQTWIWTLCALFLVISLASVLTRAADEGQAREIELAVPYTEIVQSSADPETVIQSLKQAGATAIVLKETNLQELADKGVLKLYSAQKMPADVLNDSSVTVSPEDTVIVSSNQNAKDTAFYATLLQKAFKNKLLMNHRPDGGFSAVLKLSVEKAQAQVLGIDIPEARELIGQLHMTVIPSYANAPLYHDAEFMDAQFEALHDLDIKQIYFSGNEALSYPGDAPQLADLMKKHHIYFTLIRSQLGALELAKQADYRHIRVIFIDPAKLNAMSTKEAADMFELSVRERAISMVYFPAFKNAQQDWPSYLKKVEAVSSELVKRLEPEYSFSQPLPLTDYANHGLLAGKPFKAIPMLGITLTALLLLRRFTSWRPLAAAAMVLGLAGIAAAMVKPSLFGLAQSVYGLIGGIAAPVLAIMVGREIALRSQRGPWASALLAFISGACITLAGVIFVVALFNDMSYLSYVNQFRGIKLLFVAPILLTFIYTWITGDLGQGLRFLQKSVLQSGSILRWVLLLVGLLIVGLGGIYFVLRSGNEGTLLPFEGEFRSLLDHLLGVRPRTKEIFLGYPLFVLALYLLAKYRKGGLLLIAAVIGQLSLMNTFTHLHTPLTISIQRSAWGLLFGLIIGLLLTSIVALCLRRR, via the coding sequence ATGAAACAAACTTGGATATGGACTTTATGCGCTCTCTTCCTGGTTATCTCGCTCGCAAGCGTATTGACGCGTGCAGCAGATGAAGGACAAGCCAGAGAGATCGAACTGGCGGTACCCTATACGGAAATCGTCCAGTCTTCAGCAGATCCCGAAACTGTAATTCAATCTTTGAAACAGGCCGGCGCTACCGCCATTGTATTAAAAGAAACGAACTTGCAGGAGTTAGCGGACAAAGGCGTTCTTAAGCTTTACTCCGCGCAGAAAATGCCTGCCGACGTTCTAAATGACAGCTCAGTGACGGTAAGCCCAGAAGATACGGTTATCGTATCAAGCAATCAGAATGCTAAAGATACAGCCTTCTATGCTACTCTGCTCCAGAAAGCCTTCAAGAATAAGCTGCTCATGAATCACCGTCCTGACGGAGGGTTTTCAGCCGTTCTGAAGCTGAGCGTGGAAAAAGCACAGGCCCAGGTGCTTGGAATCGACATTCCAGAGGCTCGGGAGCTGATCGGGCAGCTGCATATGACGGTCATTCCGTCATATGCAAATGCACCTCTTTATCATGACGCTGAATTTATGGATGCCCAATTTGAGGCGCTGCATGACCTTGACATCAAACAAATTTATTTCAGCGGCAACGAAGCGCTTTCCTATCCAGGAGATGCCCCGCAGCTAGCGGATTTGATGAAGAAGCATCACATCTACTTCACCCTGATCCGAAGTCAGCTGGGAGCGCTGGAGCTGGCCAAACAAGCCGATTATCGGCATATTCGTGTCATCTTCATCGATCCGGCCAAGCTAAACGCCATGTCTACAAAAGAAGCGGCTGATATGTTCGAACTAAGTGTACGGGAACGAGCAATTTCAATGGTTTATTTCCCGGCCTTTAAGAACGCTCAGCAAGATTGGCCGAGTTACCTGAAGAAAGTAGAGGCTGTATCCTCAGAACTGGTGAAGCGGCTGGAGCCGGAATACAGCTTTAGCCAGCCGCTTCCTCTCACTGATTATGCTAATCACGGACTGCTTGCTGGCAAACCTTTTAAAGCAATTCCTATGCTAGGGATCACCCTAACCGCCCTGCTGCTGCTTCGTCGGTTTACGTCTTGGCGTCCGCTGGCTGCTGCAGCCATGGTGCTCGGACTGGCCGGAATTGCTGCAGCCATGGTGAAGCCCTCTTTATTCGGCCTTGCACAAAGCGTATACGGCCTTATAGGCGGTATAGCGGCGCCTGTCTTGGCCATTATGGTGGGCCGGGAAATCGCGCTTCGCTCCCAGAGAGGGCCGTGGGCCTCTGCACTGCTCGCTTTTATTAGCGGAGCTTGCATTACCCTCGCGGGAGTAATTTTTGTAGTAGCCCTGTTTAACGATATGTCTTATCTCTCTTATGTGAATCAATTCCGGGGAATTAAGCTGCTCTTTGTCGCTCCTATTCTGCTGACCTTTATCTATACCTGGATCACCGGGGATCTGGGACAGGGGCTAAGGTTCCTTCAGAAAAGCGTGCTGCAATCGGGCAGCATCCTAAGATGGGTATTGCTTCTGGTAGGACTTCTTATCGTAGGGCTCGGAGGAATCTATTTCGTCCTTCGCTCAGGCAATGAGGGAACCTTGCTTCCGTTCGAAGGAGAATTCCGCAGCCTGCTGGATCATCTGTTAGGGGTAAGGCCTCGAACGAAGGAAATTTTCCTGGGATACCCTCTCTTTGTCCTTGCTCTCTATTTGCTGGCAAAATACCGCAAGGGCGGATTGCTGCTCATCGCAGCCGTCATCGGCCAGCTGTCCTTGATGAACACCTTTACCCACTTGCACACACCGCTGACCATCTCCATACAGCGCTCTGCATGGGGACTACTCTTCGGTCTAATCATCGGACTGCTGCTCACGTCCATCGTAGCACTCTGTCTGCGCAGACGTTAG
- a CDS encoding response regulator transcription factor produces MDKHVLIVDDDAKISKLIEIYLQNEGFTVTKASDGLEALERLEQESVDLIILDVMMPGLDGIGVCIKIRETQTTPILMLSAKDGDMDKINGLMTGADDYMVKPFNPLELIARVKSLLRRSSYQSQPVNTGSEFEIKVGPLQLDKETHTATVDGRPLKLTPIEFGILYLLASYPGRVFSSEEIFELIWKDKYFESNNSVTVHISRLRDKLEKEMDGEKLIRTVWGVGYKLEN; encoded by the coding sequence TTGGACAAGCATGTATTAATTGTAGACGATGATGCGAAAATATCGAAGCTGATTGAAATATATTTGCAAAATGAAGGCTTTACCGTGACCAAAGCATCCGACGGACTGGAGGCGCTTGAACGTCTGGAGCAGGAATCCGTCGACCTGATCATTCTGGACGTCATGATGCCAGGTCTTGACGGAATCGGTGTATGCATTAAGATTCGCGAGACACAGACCACGCCCATTCTAATGCTCAGTGCCAAGGATGGGGATATGGATAAGATCAATGGCCTAATGACCGGTGCGGATGACTATATGGTGAAGCCCTTCAATCCGCTTGAGCTGATTGCCCGGGTCAAATCGCTGCTGCGCCGCTCTTCTTATCAATCGCAGCCTGTAAACACGGGTTCAGAGTTTGAGATCAAGGTGGGGCCGCTTCAGCTGGATAAGGAGACACATACGGCAACTGTAGACGGCAGGCCGCTTAAACTGACACCGATCGAATTTGGCATACTATACTTGCTGGCAAGTTACCCCGGCAGGGTGTTTAGTTCTGAAGAGATATTTGAGCTGATTTGGAAAGACAAGTATTTTGAGAGCAATAACTCCGTTACCGTGCATATCAGCCGACTAAGAGACAAGCTGGAGAAAGAAATGGATGGCGAGAAGCTGATCCGTACGGTGTGGGGGGTAGGATACAAACTTGAGAACTAG
- a CDS encoding sensor histidine kinase, giving the protein MRTSLRVIAWLFWTALTSLIAFLLFVLLAKSVLLTYPSISANMILKWIYYHVGYPAAYYYVAVPIVLLFSIYFFRREMRRRERKYLDQLIEEVHLVEHLGFDHKIPVRPVGQLGQLASDINRMLERLKISIEEERRAEQTKNELITNVSHDLRTPLTTITGYLGLVEQDRYRDEVELRYYMNMAYEESIRLKKLLEDLFEYTRLRNRGIRLVYNKINLVEMLHQIVSQFGWQLHESGMEARLAFDGQLTLSADGDKLRRVFENLITNAIRYGQDGRYLDIRARWEEETVITEIINYGEPIPQQDLPHLFERFYRVEKSRAKHTGGSGIGLAIAKNIVELHHGEIRAESDEERTVFIVRLPQNNIS; this is encoded by the coding sequence TTGAGAACTAGTCTTCGAGTAATTGCGTGGCTGTTTTGGACGGCGCTGACTTCACTGATCGCTTTTCTGCTGTTTGTATTGCTGGCTAAATCGGTTCTGCTGACTTATCCATCCATCTCGGCAAATATGATTTTGAAATGGATATACTACCATGTCGGTTATCCAGCAGCCTACTATTATGTCGCTGTACCGATTGTTCTCTTGTTCTCCATTTACTTCTTTCGCCGGGAAATGCGAAGACGCGAGAGGAAGTACCTGGATCAGCTGATCGAGGAAGTGCATTTGGTTGAACATCTTGGCTTTGACCATAAAATTCCGGTTCGTCCCGTTGGGCAGCTTGGACAGCTTGCTTCGGATATCAATCGGATGCTGGAACGGCTTAAGATCTCGATCGAGGAAGAGCGGCGGGCCGAACAGACCAAGAATGAGCTGATCACGAATGTGTCGCACGACCTGAGAACCCCCCTAACGACGATCACAGGATATCTCGGCCTTGTCGAACAAGACCGTTATCGTGATGAAGTCGAGCTCAGATACTACATGAATATGGCCTATGAGGAATCGATTCGTCTCAAGAAGCTCCTTGAGGATTTATTCGAGTATACCCGGCTGCGCAACAGAGGAATCCGGCTGGTCTATAACAAAATCAATCTGGTCGAAATGCTGCACCAGATCGTATCACAATTCGGCTGGCAGCTTCATGAGAGCGGTATGGAGGCCCGTCTTGCTTTTGACGGCCAGCTCACGCTGTCTGCGGATGGGGATAAGCTGAGAAGAGTATTCGAGAATTTGATTACGAATGCTATCCGGTATGGTCAAGACGGAAGGTATCTGGATATTCGCGCAAGATGGGAAGAGGAGACGGTCATCACCGAGATAATCAATTATGGGGAGCCCATTCCGCAGCAGGATCTTCCTCATCTGTTTGAACGCTTTTATCGGGTAGAGAAGTCCAGGGCTAAGCATACAGGCGGTTCAGGAATCGGCCTAGCCATTGCGAAGAATATCGTGGAGCTTCACCACGGAGAGATTCGGGCAGAGAGCGATGAGGAACGGACGGTGTTCATTGTTCGCTTGCCGCAAAATAATATCAGCTAG
- a CDS encoding sigma-70 family RNA polymerase sigma factor: MKYSFLEAVYREYQKDVYRYLLFLSKDPYTAEDLAQETFCRALVHMDKMQDGKVKPWLFRVAYHAFIDKTRKESRMQIYDTDYFQVMPDSNTPETHLMGAESRKELDHMLAELSPEQREAVTLYDIQGYSYKEAADLMGVKLSRYKIVLYRARQRLKQDKVSKKAGRRYSEVI; the protein is encoded by the coding sequence ATGAAATACAGCTTTCTTGAGGCTGTATATCGGGAATACCAAAAAGACGTATATCGTTACTTATTATTTCTAAGTAAAGACCCATATACGGCTGAGGATCTGGCACAGGAGACCTTCTGCCGAGCACTGGTTCATATGGATAAAATGCAGGATGGCAAGGTAAAGCCCTGGCTGTTCCGAGTCGCTTATCACGCATTTATTGATAAGACTCGCAAGGAAAGCCGGATGCAGATTTATGATACGGACTACTTCCAAGTGATGCCTGACAGCAATACGCCAGAAACACATCTCATGGGAGCCGAAAGCCGGAAAGAGCTCGATCATATGCTGGCCGAACTATCGCCTGAACAGAGAGAAGCCGTAACCCTGTATGATATTCAAGGTTACTCCTATAAAGAGGCTGCAGATCTCATGGGCGTAAAGCTCTCAAGATACAAAATTGTGCTTTACCGGGCAAGGCAGCGCCTGAAGCAGGACAAAGTCTCGAAAAAGGCGGGAAGACGCTACTCTGAAGTGATTTAA
- a CDS encoding MOSC domain-containing protein, with product MENGYTIRSLNVGLPKLLEGHTKPVQSGIGKQPVRGPIFLSELNLDGDGQGDLVHHGGPDKAVCVYAYDHMDYWSKTFNYPFEPGAFGENITLVGLVETEVCIGDIFHWGEAILQVTQPRQPCYKLAVRHGLPDLPKQVEKTGYTGFYFRVLKTGLVSSKDSLILQERHRKGITVAFAHRVMFGEKKDTPELRQLLEVDALSENWRKTLSKRTRI from the coding sequence TTGGAAAACGGCTATACGATTCGCTCGCTTAATGTTGGACTGCCGAAGCTGCTTGAAGGTCATACGAAGCCCGTTCAATCAGGCATTGGCAAACAACCGGTGCGAGGTCCGATATTTTTATCAGAGCTTAACCTTGACGGAGACGGCCAAGGGGATCTGGTTCACCACGGGGGTCCTGACAAGGCGGTTTGTGTCTATGCATACGATCATATGGATTATTGGAGCAAGACCTTTAATTATCCGTTCGAACCTGGAGCTTTTGGGGAAAATATTACGCTTGTGGGTTTGGTGGAGACAGAGGTTTGCATCGGTGATATTTTCCATTGGGGCGAAGCTATCTTGCAGGTTACCCAGCCAAGACAGCCCTGCTATAAATTAGCTGTGCGTCATGGGCTGCCGGATTTGCCTAAGCAGGTGGAGAAAACCGGCTATACCGGCTTTTATTTCAGAGTGCTCAAGACAGGTCTTGTGTCCAGTAAAGATTCGCTGATCTTGCAAGAACGCCATCGCAAAGGGATTACGGTTGCTTTTGCCCACCGTGTGATGTTTGGTGAGAAGAAGGATACCCCAGAGCTGAGGCAGCTTCTTGAGGTGGACGCCCTGTCCGAGAATTGGCGGAAAACGTTATCCAAGCGCACTCGCATCTGA